The Toxorhynchites rutilus septentrionalis strain SRP chromosome 3, ASM2978413v1, whole genome shotgun sequence genome includes a region encoding these proteins:
- the LOC129774907 gene encoding uncharacterized protein LOC129774907 gives MLSGWLWISAFVFISLAQTAFPIKCLQCKSDVLEEACDAVGKRVTCSEENAAEHFRYLQRLKKELVEPRRNEGYQCMKIKVGNHRLVKGCIYANMPVCVHFRKRTKLCSTCLDNDCNSLKYRDYYLN, from the exons ATGTTATCTGGCTGGTTGTGGATTTCAGCGTTCGTTTTTATTTCGCTCGCTCAAACAG CCTTCCCGATCAAGTGCCTACAATGCAAGAGTGACGTTCTGGAGGAAGCTTGCGACGCGGTTGGAAAGCGTGTGACATGCAGCGAAGAAAACGCCGCCGAGCACTTCCGGTACCTTCAGCGGCTGAAGAAGGAACTGGTTGAACCACGAAGAAACGAAGGCTACCAGTGCATGAAGATCAAGGTGGGCAATCATCGACTGGTGAAGGGCTGCATCTATGCCAATATGCCGGTTTGTGTGCATTTCCGGAAAAGGACCAAGCTGTGCTCGACCTGTTTGGACAACGATTGTAATAGCTTGAAATATAGGGATTATTATTTGAATTGA